One genomic region from Equus asinus isolate D_3611 breed Donkey chromosome 10, EquAss-T2T_v2, whole genome shotgun sequence encodes:
- the LOC106830767 gene encoding olfactory receptor 1L1-like: protein MRWNNQTRPSEFILLGLSSRPEHQKPLFVLFLIIYLVTLMGNLIIMLSIYLDVHLQTPMYFFLSVLSFVDICYTTVIIPKMLTNFLSEAKTILYSECLSQMYFFLSFGNVDSYLLGAMAVDRYVAICNPFHYITIMSYKCCVLLLVISFFIPFLHSLLHVHLMNQLTFCASNVIHHFFCDLNPVLKLSCSSTFVNEIVIKTEGPFVIMVPFMCIIISYLRIFTTVLKIPSAAGKYKVFSTCGSHLTVVILFYGSVTYVYLQPLTSNNVKDRIATVIYTILTPMLNPFVYSLRNKDMKQGLGKLIGRIKPQLRGFYAKS, encoded by the coding sequence atgagatgGAACAACCAAACAAGACCTTCTGAATTCATCTTACTAGGGCTCTCCTCTAGGCCTGAGCATCAGAAGCCTCTCTTTGTCCTATTTCTAATCATCTACCTGGTCACTCTAATGGGAAACCTGATCATCATGCTGTCCATCTATTTAGACGTTCACCTACAGACACCCATGTATTTCTTTCTGAGTGTCCTGTCTTTTGTTGATATTTGTTATACAACAGTTATTATTCCAAAGATGCTGACAAACTTTTTATCAGAGGCAAAAACCATCCTCTATAGTGAGTGCCTGAGCCAGATGTATTTCTTCCTGTCCTTTGGTAATGTAGATAGTTACCTCCTAGGGGCCATGGCCgttgaccgctatgtggccatatGCAACCCCTTTCATTACATCACCATCATGAGCTATAAATGCTGTGTCCTTCTACTGGTAATCTCCTTCTTCATCCCATTTCTTCACTCACTCCTCCATGTCCACTTGATGAACCAACTCACCTTCTGTGCCTCCAACGTTATCCATCACTTCTTCTGTGATCTCAACCCAGTGCTGAAGTTGTCCTGTTCATCTACATTTGTCAATGAGATAGTGATAAAGACAGAAGGCCCATTTGTCATAATGGTCCCCTTTATGTGCATCATTATTTCTTATCTGAGAATCTTCACCACTGTTCTGAAAATCCCTTCAGCTGCTGGGAAGTACAAGGTCTTCTCTACCTGTGGTTCCCATCTTACCGTGGTGATTCTGTTTTATGGGAGTGTTACCTATGTCTACCTTCAGCCTCTGACCAGCAATAATGTCAAGGACCGGATAGCAACAGTCATCTACACTATATTAACTCCCATGTTGAACCCTTTTGTCTACAGTCTGAGAAACAAAGACATGAAGCAGGGTTTGGGAAAGCTGATAGGTAGGATAAAGCCTCAATTACGTGGGTTTTATGCTAAATCTTGA